The nucleotide sequence AGGGCACTTTCACTTAACTGTAGGTGGTCCCGTATTCTTAGCTATTTTAGGTTTATCTTTATATATGATAACCAAAATATTAGGTAAAGAAGTAAAATACAAAACTTTAAACCTTATGGTGCCTTACTTTTGGTTTGTTGGTTTAATGATTTTCTCTACAGGACTAAAAATGGGCGGATTAGAATATGGCGAACCAAGAAGAACTAATATGGGATTATCATACTTAAACATGGGTGGAGATAGTTTTGAACCTTTCTGGTTGTTTACTACACTTACAACAGTAATGGGCGGTATAATAATGACTATAGCTGCAATATTTTATTTCATAACTTTCTTTGGTACATTATTTAGCAAGTCAGTAAATGAAGGTGGTGTGGTTGAGTTCCCTGTAGCTGAAGCTTATCATGATGAGCCTAATATTAAACCAGTTAATAAATTATTGCCTTGGGCTATTGCAGCATTATTAATAATAGCAGCGGCTTATTATGGACCTATTAAAAATACGCTTGATAATACTTTAACAAAATCTCCTACTTACTTACCTTCTTCTCCTGTGCCTCATACGCATTAGAGAAGAAAAATAAGTTGATTTTGAACAAAAAAGTTTTATAGTGGATTTAAAAGAAGATTATAGTATAATATTAAAAATAATAATGGCAGCTGTTGCCGGAGTGTTATTATACTTCATCTTTATAAAAGTAAGTTCAATAAATCTCCCTATTCTAAGTGAGAAAGTTAAATTAGAAAACGGAGAAACTGAATATAAAAAGATTTCTGAAGTTGTTGGGTATGACCAACTCGGCAATGAGTTTAATACCCAACAACTAAAAGGAAAAGTTCATGTAGCTAATTTTTTCTTTGCTTCATGTCCTGTGGTTTGTCCAAAAATGACTGAAGAAACAAAAGAAGTGTGGAAAGCGTTTGAAAATCAAAAAGAACACATTAACTTTGTTTCCTATTCAATAGATCCAAAAAGAGATACTATTGAAAGATTGTATAACTTTGCAGAAAGATTTGGACTGGAAAATACCAATTGGTATTTTGTAAATGTAGGAAAAGAGAATGTATATATGTTGGCAAGAAGTGATTATAAAATTACCGCCATACAAGCAAATGAAGGAAAAAGTGATTACATTCACAGCCAACTTTTAGCATTAGTAGATAAAGATTTACTAATAAGAGGATATTATGATAGTACAGACCCTAAAGAAATAAAACAATTAATAAAAGACATAAAAAAAATAATCAAATGAAAACAAAAGTATTAAGCTTATTTATAGTAATATTCTTATTTTCCCTAACAAAAGCTCAAGATATTGAAGCTGGACAAAAAACCTTTAAAACAATTTGTACCGCTTGCCATACCATTGGCAAAGGAAAATTAGTAGGTCCCGACTTAAAAGGTGTTACAGATAGATTAGACCATGAGTGGATAAAATCTTTCGTAAAAAATTCTACTGCGATGGTAGAAGCAGGAGATGAAGAAGCGGTAAAAATATTTAACGAGTTCAATCAAATACCTATGCCTCCAAATCCTACATTCTCAGATGATGATTTGAATAATTTAGTGGCATACTTAGCAGACGCAAGTGTAGAAAAAGCACCAGAACCAGCTCCAACTACTACGGAAACAA is from Chitinophagales bacterium and encodes:
- a CDS encoding SCO family protein, with translation MDLKEDYSIILKIIMAAVAGVLLYFIFIKVSSINLPILSEKVKLENGETEYKKISEVVGYDQLGNEFNTQQLKGKVHVANFFFASCPVVCPKMTEETKEVWKAFENQKEHINFVSYSIDPKRDTIERLYNFAERFGLENTNWYFVNVGKENVYMLARSDYKITAIQANEGKSDYIHSQLLALVDKDLLIRGYYDSTDPKEIKQLIKDIKKIIK
- a CDS encoding cytochrome c: MKTKVLSLFIVIFLFSLTKAQDIEAGQKTFKTICTACHTIGKGKLVGPDLKGVTDRLDHEWIKSFVKNSTAMVEAGDEEAVKIFNEFNQIPMPPNPTFSDDDLNNLVAYLADASVEKAPEPAPTTTETKTGVVPQNTPVVVTTPADSVIDNPLIRMVFWGSVFIIITVLLSLTAVFVKLSNSNN